Proteins co-encoded in one Pseudarthrobacter chlorophenolicus A6 genomic window:
- the ppgK gene encoding polyphosphate--glucose phosphotransferase, translating into MAKKDEKSHKNAPLIGIDIGGTGIKGGIVDLKKGKLLGDRFRVPTPQPATPESVAEAVALVVAELSARPEAPEAGSPVGVTFPGIIQHGVVHSAANVDKSWLDTDIDALLTARLGRPVEVINDADAAGLAEARYGAGEGVKGTVLVITLGTGIGSAFIFDGKLVPNAELGHLEVDGVDAESKASAVARERDGLSWDEYSVLLQRYFSHVEFLFSPELFIVGGGISKRADEYLPNLKLRTPIVPAVLRNEAGIVGAAVEIALQHKLTK; encoded by the coding sequence TTGGCCAAGAAAGACGAGAAGTCGCACAAGAACGCCCCGCTGATCGGCATCGACATCGGAGGCACGGGAATCAAGGGCGGCATCGTCGACCTGAAAAAGGGCAAGCTGCTGGGCGACCGGTTCCGCGTACCCACGCCGCAGCCGGCCACCCCGGAGTCCGTGGCCGAGGCCGTGGCCCTGGTGGTGGCCGAGCTCTCCGCACGTCCCGAGGCCCCGGAGGCCGGCTCGCCGGTCGGTGTGACTTTCCCGGGCATCATCCAGCACGGCGTTGTCCACTCCGCTGCGAATGTGGACAAGAGCTGGCTCGACACCGACATCGATGCGCTCCTCACCGCCCGGCTGGGCCGCCCCGTTGAGGTCATCAACGACGCCGATGCCGCCGGACTCGCGGAAGCCCGCTACGGTGCGGGCGAGGGCGTCAAGGGAACCGTCCTGGTCATCACGCTTGGCACCGGAATCGGCTCGGCCTTCATCTTCGACGGAAAACTCGTGCCGAATGCCGAGCTGGGCCACCTGGAAGTGGACGGCGTCGATGCAGAATCCAAGGCGTCCGCCGTGGCGCGTGAGCGGGACGGGCTGTCCTGGGACGAATACAGCGTGCTGCTGCAGCGCTACTTCTCCCACGTGGAGTTCCTGTTCTCCCCGGAACTGTTCATTGTGGGCGGCGGCATCTCCAAGCGTGCCGACGAATACCTGCCCAACCTTAAGCTCCGCACCCCGATTGTCCCGGCGGTGCTCCGGAACGAAGCCGGGATTGTGGGCGCCGCAGTCGAGATAGCACTCCAGCACAAGCTCACCAAGTAG
- a CDS encoding flavin reductase family protein, with translation MTDNSAPFERTFREMFRRHAAGVAIITVNYQDEPYGFTATSVASLSAQPPRFTFNMARSSRSWPAVANTTHIGVHMLGLENQQLAARFSAAGNRFEGDHWATGPHGVPVLKDVAGWLIGEVQMRLSFENNAVVVVQVVDGQVGGEGTPLLYHSGGYGQPVPLDYEI, from the coding sequence GTGACCGACAACAGCGCGCCGTTCGAACGGACGTTCAGGGAAATGTTCCGGCGCCACGCCGCCGGGGTGGCCATCATCACGGTCAACTACCAGGACGAGCCCTACGGTTTCACTGCAACGTCAGTGGCTTCGCTTTCCGCCCAGCCGCCACGTTTCACCTTCAACATGGCCCGCAGTTCGCGCTCCTGGCCGGCGGTGGCCAACACCACCCACATCGGAGTGCACATGCTGGGACTTGAAAACCAGCAGTTGGCCGCACGGTTCTCGGCCGCCGGAAACCGGTTCGAGGGCGACCACTGGGCAACGGGGCCGCACGGGGTACCCGTGCTGAAGGACGTTGCGGGCTGGCTGATCGGCGAAGTGCAGATGCGCCTGTCCTTCGAAAACAACGCCGTGGTGGTGGTCCAGGTGGTTGACGGCCAGGTGGGCGGCGAAGGCACGCCCCTGCTGTACCACTCAGGCGGTTACGGCCAGCCTGTCCCCCTCGACTACGAAATCTAG
- the hisD gene encoding histidinol dehydrogenase, protein MTISSELPATPATAVNFRTVDVRGRNLTLAGLRAAVPRAQGQTVANAEEKVLDIIGAVRARGFEALAELALRFDGVEQSHPRVPAEAMDSALEKLDPAVRKALEESIRRARIFADGQRPRNVDVELGDGALVSQNWVPVARVGLYVPGGLAVYPSSVIMNVVPALAAGVESIALASPPQKEFGGLPHPTILAAAALLGITEVYAIGGAQAIAAFAYGVDATEAGPALEPVDVVTGPGNIFVATAKRLVKGVVGIDSEAGTTEIAILADATAQPALVAADLISQAEHDPQAASVLITDSEDLAAAVRAELDVQAAATKHSGRVREALSGPQSGVVLVDGLEQGIAACDAYAAEHLEIMTRDASAVAARIRNAGAIFVGDYSPVSLGDYCAGSNHVLPTSGTAAFSSGLNVTTFLRAIQVVNYSRDALAEVSSHIVNLSRAEDLPAHGDAVTVRFPGAAS, encoded by the coding sequence GTGACCATTTCATCGGAGCTTCCCGCCACCCCTGCCACTGCCGTGAACTTCCGGACGGTGGACGTCCGGGGCCGAAACCTGACCCTCGCCGGGCTCCGAGCGGCAGTGCCGCGTGCGCAGGGACAGACGGTGGCCAACGCCGAAGAGAAGGTCCTCGACATCATCGGCGCCGTCCGCGCGCGGGGGTTCGAGGCTCTGGCTGAACTGGCGCTCCGTTTCGACGGGGTGGAGCAGTCCCACCCCCGAGTCCCCGCGGAAGCCATGGACTCGGCCTTGGAGAAACTGGACCCCGCCGTCCGGAAGGCACTCGAGGAATCCATCCGGCGTGCCCGCATCTTTGCTGATGGCCAGCGTCCCCGCAATGTCGACGTCGAACTCGGCGATGGCGCCCTGGTCAGCCAGAACTGGGTTCCGGTGGCACGCGTAGGCCTCTACGTGCCCGGCGGCCTGGCCGTCTACCCGTCGTCGGTCATCATGAACGTGGTGCCGGCACTGGCCGCCGGCGTGGAGTCCATCGCCCTGGCGTCGCCGCCGCAGAAGGAGTTCGGCGGGCTGCCGCACCCCACCATCCTTGCTGCGGCCGCCCTGCTGGGAATTACTGAGGTGTACGCCATCGGCGGCGCGCAGGCGATCGCAGCCTTCGCCTACGGCGTTGACGCGACCGAAGCCGGCCCGGCACTGGAGCCCGTTGACGTTGTGACGGGGCCGGGCAACATCTTCGTCGCCACCGCCAAGCGCCTGGTGAAGGGTGTGGTGGGCATCGATTCCGAGGCAGGTACCACCGAGATCGCCATCCTCGCTGACGCCACCGCGCAGCCCGCCCTGGTTGCGGCAGACCTGATCAGCCAGGCAGAACACGATCCGCAGGCGGCGTCAGTCCTGATCACTGATTCGGAGGACCTCGCCGCTGCCGTGCGCGCGGAGCTGGACGTGCAGGCTGCAGCCACAAAGCATTCCGGCCGGGTCCGTGAGGCCCTTTCCGGACCGCAGTCCGGCGTGGTGCTGGTGGACGGCCTGGAACAGGGCATCGCCGCCTGCGATGCCTATGCCGCCGAGCACCTGGAGATCATGACCAGGGACGCCTCGGCCGTAGCGGCGAGGATCAGGAACGCCGGGGCGATCTTCGTGGGGGACTACAGCCCCGTCAGCCTGGGCGACTACTGCGCCGGCTCCAACCACGTGCTGCCCACCAGCGGAACCGCAGCCTTCTCCTCCGGCCTGAATGTCACCACGTTCCTGCGCGCCATCCAGGTGGTGAACTACAGCAGGGACGCCCTGGCCGAGGTCAGCAGCCACATCGTGAACCTGTCCCGCGCAGAAGACCTCCCCGCACACGGTGACGCCGTGACGGTACGTTTCCCGGGTGCCGCAAGCTAA
- the map gene encoding type I methionyl aminopeptidase — MPSLASTAPIGTLTPGTVSPQRPVPASIPRPEYVGKPGPAKFTGSEVKSAETIEKIRIAGRIAAQAIVEVGKHIQPGVTTDQLDKVGHEFLLDHNAYPSTLGYRGFPKSLCSSLNEVICHGIPDSTVVQDGDIINIDITAFINGVHGDTNYTFLVGDVDEDSRLLVERTQESLNRAIKAVAPGREINVIGRAIQSYAKRFGYGVVRDFTGHGVGEAFHTGLIIPHYDAAPAYNTVIETGMVFTIEPMLTLGTVEWDMWADDWTVVTKDHKRTAQFEHTLLVTENGAEILTLP; from the coding sequence ATGCCTTCCCTTGCCTCGACTGCACCCATCGGCACCCTCACCCCCGGTACCGTCAGCCCGCAGCGTCCCGTCCCGGCGTCCATCCCCCGCCCGGAGTACGTGGGCAAACCCGGCCCCGCCAAATTCACCGGCTCCGAAGTGAAATCCGCGGAGACCATCGAAAAGATCCGCATCGCGGGCAGGATTGCGGCGCAGGCCATCGTGGAGGTGGGAAAACACATTCAGCCCGGTGTCACCACCGACCAGCTGGACAAGGTGGGCCATGAGTTCCTCCTCGACCACAACGCCTACCCCTCCACGCTCGGCTACCGCGGCTTCCCCAAATCCCTGTGCTCTTCGCTGAACGAAGTCATCTGCCACGGCATCCCGGACAGCACGGTGGTCCAGGACGGCGACATCATCAACATCGACATCACCGCCTTTATCAACGGCGTGCACGGCGACACCAACTACACCTTCCTGGTGGGCGACGTGGATGAGGATTCCCGGCTGCTGGTGGAACGGACACAGGAATCCCTGAACAGGGCCATCAAGGCCGTTGCCCCGGGCCGAGAAATCAACGTCATTGGCCGCGCCATCCAGTCCTATGCGAAGCGCTTCGGCTACGGCGTTGTCCGTGACTTCACCGGGCACGGCGTGGGCGAGGCTTTCCACACCGGGCTGATCATCCCGCACTACGACGCCGCTCCGGCCTACAACACCGTCATCGAAACCGGCATGGTCTTCACCATTGAACCGATGCTCACCCTGGGCACCGTGGAATGGGACATGTGGGCCGACGACTGGACCGTAGTCACCAAGGACCACAAGCGCACCGCCCAGTTTGAGCACACCCTCCTCGTCACCGAAAACGGCGCCGAAATCCTCACCCTGCCGTAG
- a CDS encoding SPOR domain-containing protein: MPEYWYNVNTHEVEEDRLSDWSQLIGPYKTREEAEHAIEKVRARNEAWEKGDDD; encoded by the coding sequence ATGCCTGAGTACTGGTACAACGTCAATACCCACGAGGTCGAAGAGGACAGGCTTTCCGACTGGAGCCAGCTGATCGGGCCTTACAAGACGAGGGAAGAGGCTGAACACGCGATTGAAAAGGTCCGCGCCCGGAACGAGGCCTGGGAAAAGGGCGACGACGACTGA
- the nrdR gene encoding transcriptional regulator NrdR, with amino-acid sequence MYCPFCRNPDSRVVDSRMADDGSAIRRRRQCPECGRRFTTVETTSLSVIKRSGVGEPFSRSKVINGVRKACQGRPVSEDDLAMLAQEVEEQIRASGAAEIDAHEVGLVILGPLQKLDEVAYLRFASVYQAFESLEDFEAAIAQLRHEAQEDAAERPATPRKPEKTSL; translated from the coding sequence ATGTACTGTCCGTTCTGCCGCAATCCCGATTCCCGGGTGGTGGACAGCCGGATGGCTGATGACGGCTCCGCCATCCGCCGGCGCCGCCAGTGCCCGGAATGCGGTCGCAGGTTTACCACCGTGGAAACCACCAGCCTCTCGGTCATCAAACGGTCCGGAGTGGGCGAGCCCTTCAGCCGCAGCAAGGTCATCAACGGTGTCCGCAAGGCCTGCCAGGGACGCCCGGTGAGTGAAGACGACCTCGCCATGCTGGCCCAGGAAGTCGAAGAGCAGATCCGCGCTTCCGGCGCCGCGGAAATCGACGCCCATGAGGTGGGCCTGGTCATCCTTGGTCCGCTGCAGAAGCTGGACGAGGTCGCTTATCTTCGCTTCGCGAGCGTCTACCAGGCCTTCGAATCCCTCGAGGACTTTGAGGCAGCGATCGCCCAGCTCCGCCACGAGGCGCAGGAAGACGCCGCGGAACGCCCCGCCACGCCGCGGAAGCCGGAAAAGACTTCCCTTTAA